The following is a genomic window from Roseitalea porphyridii.
GTTGCGCAGCATCGAACGCATGTCGTCGAGCGCCCAGCGCAGATTGATCGCCGTCGGCCGCGTCGCGTGGAGCACCTCCCAGGCATTGTCGAGCGCCGCGTCCGAGGCATCGCGCGCCATCTCGACGGCGACGCCGTAAGCGGCCGTCGCGCCGATAAGGGGCGCGCCGCGCACCCACATGTCGCGGATGGCTGTGGCGAAATCGTCGAGCCCGTCGAGACTGACGATCCGGAACTCGTGCGGCAGCCAGCGCTGATCGATGATCATCACCTTGCCGTCATCCTCGTTCCGCCAGATCGAGCGGTAGTGCGTGTCGCCAACCTTCATGCCGAAGCTCCCTTGTCCGCGCGGCGCGCCGCGGCGATCACCTGGTCGATGCCGGCGAAACCGGCACGGCCGAGCACCAGCGTGCGGCCCAGCCGGAGCGCCTTTTCCTCGAGCGGCGCGCGCTTCTCCGCATCCTCGATCGTGTCGAACTCGGCGATGTGCGCCAGCCCCAGAACGCGGCGGTGCATCTCGATTCCGGCGATCGCCAGCGCATCGATGAAGATCTCGCCGATCACCTCGCGCAGCGCGGCATCGGATGCGGGGTGGTGGCCCTGATCCTCATAAAGCGTCTTCGGATAGAGGATGCCGGTACGCTCGCTGTGCCACAGATTCTCAAACTCGGCGGCGAACACGGTCCACGTCTCGCCGATCACTTCCAGCAGCCAGTCCTGATAGGCGGCGCGCTCGGCCTCGTCGCCGATATGGCCGGGCATCGCCAGGAACGCCATCAGGTAGTTGCCCAGCAGCATGCCGATGTCGAACCCCATCGGTCCGTAGAAGGCGAACTCGGGGTCGATGATCTTCGCCTCATGGTCGGTGACCATGATCGAGCCGGTGTGCAGATCGCCATGGCACATCGTCTCGGCCTTGGCGGTGAAGGCGCGCTTGAAGTGCTGCGCGACGATCTTGAGCTGCTGGTCCTGACGCAGTTCGGCGACGACGCCGTCAAGCTGCGGGCTTGTGTGCCGGTTCATCTCCGCGTCGAAATAGGGATCGGTGAAGACCAGGTTCTCGGTGATGTCGCACAGATCGACATTGTCCGAAAACAGCGCCACGTCCGCCTTCTTCTGCCGCGTCTGCATGCAAAGGTCGGACCCGCGAAACGCGGTGCGCGCGCAGAATTCGCCCAGCGTGCGGCCGAGCCCCTCCACGCGCCGCCCCGCCATCATCTGTTGGCGCAGGATGATGTGCGGGTTCAGATACTCCATGACGATCAGCGCCTGCGCCTCGTCATAATGATAGATTTCCGGCACCCGGCCCGGATCGCGCGCGGCCTGGCGCGTCAGCGCGTGATATTCGAAGAAGGCGCGGTTGAGCGGCAGGGGCCAGCTCTCGCCGACCAGCCGCACATAGGGCAGTGCCTGCTTGACGATCGCGGTGCCCGCAGTACCCTCGACGATGAAGACCAGATTGAGGTTGCCGTCGCCCACCTCGCGCACCGTCCAGGCCGTCGCGTCGGGCCCGATCCGGCGCGTCAGCGCGTCGATGCCGCCCAGCCTCTGGCCCAGCGTTTCCGGCGTCAGCGCTTCATATGTGTCGCTCAAGCCGCTCCTCCCTCGTGCCAGCCATGCCATCGACCGTAGGAGCCATTTCAATCAGTTGTCAATATGCGTTGACTTTTGTCATGTGAGTTGGTTTGCTTCGGTTCGGGAGGAGTTCCATGACCGATCTGGCATGCCGCATTTCTGGCATCGACAAGGCGTTCGGTGAAAACCGCGTTCTCCGCAAGCTCAGCCTCGATCTGCCCGCCGGCACCGTCACCGCGCTGATGGGCGCCAACGGCGCGGGCAAGTCGACGCTCGTCAAGATTCTCAGCGGCGTGCATGCCCGCGACGCCGGCACCATCACGCTGATGGGCGAGCCCTTCGCTCCCGCGACGCCATCCCGGGCGATTCGCGCCGGTGTCGTCACCGTCCACCAGAACATCAATGACGGCGTCATTCCCGATCTCGACGTCGCCTCGAACCTTCTGATCGACCGTCTGGCCGAGGCCAATTACGGCTTCATGCTGCGCCGGCGGCGCATGCTGGAAGATGCGCGCGCCATCGCCGCGGGCATGGACCTTGCGATCGACGTGCGCACGCCGGTCGCCCAGCTCGGGGTCGCCGACCGCCAGCTCATCGCCATCGCCCGCGCCATGGCGCACGAGCCCAAGCTGCTGATCCTCGACGAACCCACCTCGTCGCTGTCGGCGGCCGAGGCCGAGCGGCTGTTCCGGCTGATCGAGAAGCTGCAGTCGCAGGGCGTTGCCGTGCTCTACATCTCGCACCGCATGTCCGACATCCGCCGCATCGCCGACCGCGTGGTCTCGATGCGCGACGGCGAGATTTCAGGCGTGTTCGAGGGTCCCGGCATCGATTACGAGGGCGCGGTCAACGCCATGCTCGGCCACCGCATGACCGAGGTCGACTTCACCGTGCCCGACGCCGGCGCACCCGTGGTCGCGCTGCGCGACGTCCAGCTCCGGCCCGACACGGCACCCTTCTCGCTCGATCTGCACGACAACGAGATCGTGGTCGTCACCGGCCTGCTCGGCTCGGGCAAGACCATGCTCGCCCAGGCCCTGTTCGGAATGGCCGCGCCACACGCCGGCACGATCACGCTCGACGGCAAGCCGTTCGCGCCAAAAAGCCCCGGCCAGGCGATCGCCCGCGGCGTCTTCATGTCGCCCAAGGACCGCGCCAGCAACGCGGTCGTCCACGACTTCAACCTGACCCGGAACATGACCGTGCCGTTCCTGTCGCGCTTCGGCCGGCTGTCCTTCGTCGACCGCGGCCGCGAGCGCGCGACGGCGCGCCAGATGATCGACGATCTGTCGATCGTCTGCCAGTCCGAGACCGACGGGATCGGCACGCTTTCGGGCGGCAACCAGCAGAAGGTCATGCTGGCGCGCTGGCTGTCGCAGCCCAGCCGCCTCTTGATCCTCGACGAGCCGTTCCAGGGCGTCGACATCCGCGCCCGCCGCGACATCGGCCACAAGATCCGCGCCACCGCCGGCGACCGCGCCACGCTTGTCCTCGTCGCCGAACTGGACGAGGCCTTCGAGATCGCCGACCGCATCGTCGTCTTCCACGACCACACGGTGAGCGCGCAGTTCCGCAACGAGAACATCGACGTCAACGCCGTGCTCGCCGCCGTCACCGGCGCGACGGGCACCGAACGGCAGACCGCATGAGATGAGCTTGGACTCCACACCCGACCAGCAGGCCGAAAAAGCCGCCCCGATGAGCGAACACGATCGCCAGAGCCGCGGCGTGATGATCGACCTTGCGATCCGCTATGGCTTTCTGTGCCTGCTGCTCGGCATGATCGTCTTCTTCTCGATCTTCGCCGACGGTTTCGCAGGGCCACGCTCGGCCGTCTTCATCTTCCAGTCGGTCGCCATCACCGGCATTCTGGCGCTCGGCGTCACCTGCACGCTGGTCGTCGGCGGGTTCGATCTTTCGATCGGCTCGGTCGCGACATCGTCGATGATGCTGTCGGCCTACATGATGGTGATTCTCGAACAATCGGCCTTCGTCACCATTGTTGCCTGCCTGCTGATGGGTGCCTTCATCGGCCTCGTGAACGGGCTGATGATCGTCAAGACCAAGGTGCCCGACCTTCTGGCGACGCTCGGCATGATGTTCCTGCTGCTCGGCCTGCAGCGCATTCCGACCGAAGGCCGGTCGATCGCCACCGGCATGACGCTGCCCGACGGCTCGACCGCCGAGGGCACCTTCTCGTCCTTCTTCCTGTCGATGGGCCGGCACCGGTTCGACTTCGTTCTGGACGATCTGATCCCGGTCTCGGTGGTCTTCCTGATCGTCATCGGCATCCTCGTCTGGGTGTTCCTCGAACTGACCCGGCACGGACGGCTGATGTACGCGATCGGCTCGAACGAACGCGCCGCCAGTCTGACCGGCACTAACGTGAACCGCTACAAGATCATGGCCTACATGATCTCCGGCACGCTCGCCTCGGTGGGGGGCCTGCTGCTCGCCGCACGCCTCGGCCGTGGCGACATCGCCTCGGGCACCAACCTGCTGCTGGACGCGGTCGCCGCCGCGCTGATCGGCTTCGCCGTGCTCGGCGCGGCCAAGCCGAACGCGTTCGGCACCGCGATGGGCGCGCTGTTCGTCGGCATCCTGCTTCAGGGCCTGACGATGATGAACGCGCCCTACTACACCCAGGATTTCATCAAGGGCTTCGTCCTCGTGATCGCCCTTGTCTTCACCTTCTCGCTTTCCGCCCGAAGGGCCGGAAGCCACTGAAAATGCTCACGTAACAGGAGGAGAGAGCATGAAGATCCTACGCAGAACGGCACTGGCCATGGTTGCCAGCCTGGCCGCGTCCGCAACGCTGGCAACCGGCGGCGCGGCGCAGGCCCAGGACATGCCGGCACCTTTCGACAACCCCGAAGACGTCACCATCGCACTGGTGCGCTACCTGTCGACGGGCGACTTCTTCCAGTCCTATCTGGCCGGCGTGGAAGCCCAGGCCGAGGCGCTCGGCGTCGACCTGCGCGTCTTCGACAGCCGCCAGGATGCGGCGCTTCAGGCCGACATGGTCGACCAGGCGATCGCGCTCGGCGTCGACGGCATCATCATCCAGCACGGGCTGACCGAGTCCATGCAGGAAGCGGCCCAGCGGGCCGTGGACGCGGGCATCAAGGTCGTCGCCTTCGACGTCAATGTCGAGAACGATGCGATACCGCAGATCGAGCAGTCCGACCGTGACCTCGCCCGTCTGGTTCTGGAACAGGCGATCAAGGACAATGGCGAGGAGTGGAAGGCCGGCTATGTCTACGTGCCCGGCATCGCTCCGCTCGACCGGCGCGACGAGACCTGGCGCGAGTTCAAGGAGCGCTATCCGGGCATCGACGAGGTCGCCCAGTTCGGCACCCTCGACAATCCGATCGCCAACTCCAACGCCAACCAGGCCCGCTCGGTGCTCCAGGCCAACCCGGACATCGAGGTCGTGTTCGCGCCCTATAACGAGTTCGCGCGCGGCGTGAAGATCGCCGTGGACGAGGCCGGCCTTTCGTCGGACATCGACATCTATTCGGCCGACGTGTCGACCTCCGACATCGTCGCCATGCGTGAGCCGGACAGCGCCTGGGCGGCAACGGCTGCAACCAACCCGGCCGTGGTCGGCGAGGTCTCGGTGCGCGCGCTGGCGATCATGCTGGCCGGCGGCGATCCGGGCTCCAGCGTGATCATCCCGCCGACCCTGATCACCCAGGACATGCTCAACGAGATGGACATCTCGAACATGGAGGAACTGTCGTCGAACCTGGCCCAGTTCGCCCATGCCGATGTCGCCATGACCGACTGGATGCCTCTGCCGCCACGCTGAGCCATTCCGTTCCCGAAGGGGCCGCCGCGCGCGGCCCCTTTCTTCTTTGGGGAGACCCGCACATGCTCAAGGGCATCGACGCGCGCGTGACGCCGGACCTGATGGACGCGCTGATGCGCATGGGCCATGGCGACGAGATCGTCATCGCCGACGCGAACTTTCCCGCCCACGCGACCGCCGCGCACTGCCATGTGCCCGAGCCCATCCACCTGCCGGCAATGGACGCGGTCGAGGCGGCCGAACTGATCTGCACGCTGCTGCCGCTCGAGGCGTTCTTCGACTATTGCGCGCTGCGCATGCAGATCGACGGCGCGCCCGACGAGATGGGCGAAGTCCATACGCAGGTCTTCGCCGTGCTCGAACGCCAGAAGCCCGACGGCGCCGTCCTGTCGAGCCTTGAGCGACAGGACTTCTACGCGCAGGCGAAACAGGCCTTTGCCGTGGTCGCCACCAACGAGGCGCGCCCCTTCGGCTGCTTCATCCTGCGCAAGGGCGTGATTTTCTAGGCGGTCTCGCGCTCGGCGCGGGCCGCATCGACCGCCCTGCGCATCGCCGTCACCGCCTCGCCGATCTTGTCGCCGGCCCGCAGCAGGCTGCCGCCGAGCAGATAGACGACATCGTCGCCATACATGCGCACCATGTCGGCGGCGCGCTCGACACTCATGCCGCCGCCCGGCGACGGCAGCATCGGCCTGCCATGCCCGTGCGGATCCCGGCAGGCCTCGGCGATCGACAGGCATTCCTCGGCCGAAAAGCCGAACCGCCCGCCGACATTGGGAAAGACCGAGATGTCCGAACCGGCGAGCCGCTGCAGCACGCCATACATCATCGCGTGGGTGAAGCCGGTGTCGGGCGACAGCACGAACGGGCCGGTGAAGCTCGGATGGGTCATGATCGGCAGGTCGAACGCGGGGTCACAGGCCAGCTGGTGGACGATCTCGAAGCCGAGCAGGCCCGGCATCAGCAGCACCCCGCCCGAGCCCGCCGTCTTGGCGAAGAAGGCACGCTCGACGAGCTGGTCCGGCCGGCCGGTGATGTTGGCAAAATGCAGCGCCGAGGTGCCGAATTCGGCATTGGCGCGCGCCACCGCGGCGGCGACCTTTTCGGTGCGCTCCTCGAACGGGGACATCGGCTGGTCGGCGAGGCCGTGATCGTCCTTGATGATGTCGGCGCCGCCGGCAACGCAGCGCCAGGCGATCTCCGCAAGCTGGTCGGACGTCGAGCCCTGCGGCTTGATCACCGGCGAAATCAGCCCGCCTTCCGGCCGGCCGGCGCGCTGACGCACGCCCGCGATGCCGAAACGCGGACCGGCGAACCGTTCGGCGATCACCGGGCCGGGGTCGACGCCGACGACCTTGATGCCCTGCTGGATCGACGAATTGCCGAACATGACATTCAGGAGTTGCACCAGTTCGGTACCGGCGCTGTCGGGCGAATAGGAGATCGTCACGTCGAACACGCCCCGCCTCGCCATCACCGCGCGACCGACCTGTCCGACGATCTCGTCGGCGATGAAGCCTTCGGGCACGATGTCGCCGGGGATCTCGACGGTCTGCTCGAGCGCCACGTCATGGGCGCGGCGCATTGCCGCCGACGCGCTCTCGGCGAGGATCCGGTAGGTGACGGTGAACCGTTCGGCCTCCGCCGCCATCACAGCGCCTCGGCCTTGACGGCCGAATGCACCGCATCGACGCGCGCGGCCGAAAGCTGCTCCTCGGTGATGCCGGTCTTCTGCCCGATCAGCGTCTCGATGCCGGCAACGAGCGCCGAGGCGTCGAGCCCGTAATGCTTCATCAGATAGCCGCGCGAGCCGCCATGGGCATAGGTGTCCTTGAGGCCGAGCCGCACCAGCCGCTTGCCGACGCCATTGTCGGCCATGATCTCGGCGACCAGCGAGCCGACACCGCCCTCGGTAACGTGGTTTTCGAGCACCACGACGCCCTTGGACACCGATGCGATGTGATCGAGCAGCGGTTTCTCGTCGAACGGCTTGATCGTGTTGATGTGCAGATGACGGACCGAGACGCCGGCCTTTTCGAGCGCCTCGCGCGCCCGCAGCGCCTCTTCGGTGGCGATGCCCGAGGTGACGACCAGAACGTCCTCGCCGAGCGCCAGTTCGCGCATCTGGCCGACCACGATGGGCGTATCGAAAAGGCGCGGCACCGAGCCGCGCAGCACCCGGCAATAGACCGGCCCGTCGATCGAATCGGCGGCCTCGCAGATGCTCTCGACCTCGGTCGCATCGCCCGTCTCGAGCACCGTCATGTTGGGGATCGAGCGCATCACGGCGACATCTTCGATCGCCTGGTGGGTCATGCCGCCGGGCGTCGTCACGCCGGGCAGGAAGCCCATCAGCCGCACCTTGCGGCGCGGATAGGCGACCGATGCCATCAGCTGGTCGTAGGGCCGCCGGTACAGGAACACGCCGAACGAGTGCAGGAACGGCCGGAACCCGGCAAGCCCGAGCCCGCCGGCAAAGCTCATCATGTTCTGCTCGGCCATGCCCAGAGAGACGAACTGGTCCGGATGCCGGTCGCGGAACCCGTCGATCTCGCACGACGAGGTCAGATCGGCCGAAAGGCACAGAACGTCGGGATCGGCGGTGGCGAACTTTTCGAAGGCGGCCGCATAGGGCCGTGTGACCATCTCGACCATCAGTGCGCTCCCTCGGCGATATCGACCGGCTCGACACCGAGCTCCTCGGCGATCGCCTTGTTCATCTCGTCGCGCTCCTCGGGCGTCTTGAATCGCACATAGTGAAGGCGCGGGAACCGGCGCTGCAGGAAGCTCATCCCGTGCGTCGGCGAGGACCGCGCCAGGATGATCAGCGGCCGGTCCTCGTGCGGCTCGGCCTTTGCCTGGCGCATCGCATCGAGATCGTGCGCGTCGATCTCGACGCAGACGGCGCCGAACGCGCGGAACTTTTCGGCGATGTCGCGCACTTCCATCACCGAACTCATCGCGCCGTCGCACTGCTGGTCGTTGACGTCCATCAGCGCCCACAGATTGTCGATGCGGTGATGGGCGGCCGCCTGCACCGCCTCCCAGGTCTGGCCCTCCTGGACCTCGCCGTCGGACATGAAGACGCACACCTGCCCCTCCTCGCCGCGCCGCTTGCGGCCGAAGGCGAGGCCCGCGCCGGTCGAAAGGCCGATGCCGAGCGTGCCGTTGTGCACTTCCATGCCCGGCGAGTGCTCGGCGCCGATCATCTCGACCGACGATCCGTCCTTATTGAACATCTCGAGCCCTTCGGGCGCCATGCGGCCGGTCTCGATCAGCGTGGCATAGGCGACCAGCGCATAGTGGGCCGGCGCGATGAAGAGCCGGTCATAGCGCGGCTCGAACGGGCCGTTATAGCCCGCCCCCGTCACGTAGTCCGGATTGTCCGCCGACGGTACGCCGCCGAAGGGTCTTGGCACCGCCGGCAGGGTCGGCTCGCCCAGATTGAGCGCCTCGTTGTAGAGAAAAGCGAGCTGTTCGGCGGCCGAGCATGCCTGGCTGAGATAGCCGCCATTGTTGCGCATGCAGTGCTCGAACACGCGCCGCCTGATGCCCAGCGCCACCTCTTCGGTCGACTTGCGGTTTTTCACGTCCCAACCTCGTTTTGGAGCGGACTCTACGGCCCACTATACAAATGTCAAGGCTATCTGGCTTTTGTGAAATCCGTACGAAACGAGTGATCAGTACGGCGTGTCGCCGCCGTCGATCGTGATCGCCTGGCCGCGGATGATCTGCGCCGCATCACCCAGAAGGAACGCGATCACTCGGCCCACTTCGACCGGCTCGATATGCCGACCCAGCTGCGCCGGCACCATCGAGCCGAACAATTCGTTCCGGTCGGTGCCGCTCTTTTCGGAAATGAAATCGGCGACCGCGCCAAGCATGTCGGTCGCCACCCCGCCCGGACACACCGCATTGACGTTGATCCTGTCGGCCGCCCATTCGAGCGACAGCGAGCGCGTCAGGTTGATCACGGCAGCCTTCGACGCGTTGTAGCCGGCCATGTTCGGATAGCCGACCTTGCCGGCGTTCGAGGCGACGTTGACGATCGCCCCGCCCTTGCCCGCCATCAGCGCGGCGGCCGCCTGCGCGGCGACCAGCACGCCCTTGACGTTGACGGCATACTCGGCGTCGAAATCGGCCGGCTTCATCTCGGTCGCCGGCCCGAGCC
Proteins encoded in this region:
- a CDS encoding ABC transporter permease: MSEHDRQSRGVMIDLAIRYGFLCLLLGMIVFFSIFADGFAGPRSAVFIFQSVAITGILALGVTCTLVVGGFDLSIGSVATSSMMLSAYMMVILEQSAFVTIVACLLMGAFIGLVNGLMIVKTKVPDLLATLGMMFLLLGLQRIPTEGRSIATGMTLPDGSTAEGTFSSFFLSMGRHRFDFVLDDLIPVSVVFLIVIGILVWVFLELTRHGRLMYAIGSNERAASLTGTNVNRYKIMAYMISGTLASVGGLLLAARLGRGDIASGTNLLLDAVAAALIGFAVLGAAKPNAFGTAMGALFVGILLQGLTMMNAPYYTQDFIKGFVLVIALVFTFSLSARRAGSH
- the mtnK gene encoding S-methyl-5-thioribose kinase, with protein sequence MSDTYEALTPETLGQRLGGIDALTRRIGPDATAWTVREVGDGNLNLVFIVEGTAGTAIVKQALPYVRLVGESWPLPLNRAFFEYHALTRQAARDPGRVPEIYHYDEAQALIVMEYLNPHIILRQQMMAGRRVEGLGRTLGEFCARTAFRGSDLCMQTRQKKADVALFSDNVDLCDITENLVFTDPYFDAEMNRHTSPQLDGVVAELRQDQQLKIVAQHFKRAFTAKAETMCHGDLHTGSIMVTDHEAKIIDPEFAFYGPMGFDIGMLLGNYLMAFLAMPGHIGDEAERAAYQDWLLEVIGETWTVFAAEFENLWHSERTGILYPKTLYEDQGHHPASDAALREVIGEIFIDALAIAGIEMHRRVLGLAHIAEFDTIEDAEKRAPLEEKALRLGRTLVLGRAGFAGIDQVIAAARRADKGASA
- a CDS encoding RbsD/FucU family protein, coding for MLKGIDARVTPDLMDALMRMGHGDEIVIADANFPAHATAAHCHVPEPIHLPAMDAVEAAELICTLLPLEAFFDYCALRMQIDGAPDEMGEVHTQVFAVLERQKPDGAVLSSLERQDFYAQAKQAFAVVATNEARPFGCFILRKGVIF
- a CDS encoding RuBisCO large subunit C-terminal-like domain-containing protein, whose product is MAAEAERFTVTYRILAESASAAMRRAHDVALEQTVEIPGDIVPEGFIADEIVGQVGRAVMARRGVFDVTISYSPDSAGTELVQLLNVMFGNSSIQQGIKVVGVDPGPVIAERFAGPRFGIAGVRQRAGRPEGGLISPVIKPQGSTSDQLAEIAWRCVAGGADIIKDDHGLADQPMSPFEERTEKVAAAVARANAEFGTSALHFANITGRPDQLVERAFFAKTAGSGGVLLMPGLLGFEIVHQLACDPAFDLPIMTHPSFTGPFVLSPDTGFTHAMMYGVLQRLAGSDISVFPNVGGRFGFSAEECLSIAEACRDPHGHGRPMLPSPGGGMSVERAADMVRMYGDDVVYLLGGSLLRAGDKIGEAVTAMRRAVDAARAERETA
- a CDS encoding transketolase family protein translates to MVEMVTRPYAAAFEKFATADPDVLCLSADLTSSCEIDGFRDRHPDQFVSLGMAEQNMMSFAGGLGLAGFRPFLHSFGVFLYRRPYDQLMASVAYPRRKVRLMGFLPGVTTPGGMTHQAIEDVAVMRSIPNMTVLETGDATEVESICEAADSIDGPVYCRVLRGSVPRLFDTPIVVGQMRELALGEDVLVVTSGIATEEALRAREALEKAGVSVRHLHINTIKPFDEKPLLDHIASVSKGVVVLENHVTEGGVGSLVAEIMADNGVGKRLVRLGLKDTYAHGGSRGYLMKHYGLDASALVAGIETLIGQKTGITEEQLSAARVDAVHSAVKAEAL
- a CDS encoding substrate-binding domain-containing protein, which produces MKILRRTALAMVASLAASATLATGGAAQAQDMPAPFDNPEDVTIALVRYLSTGDFFQSYLAGVEAQAEALGVDLRVFDSRQDAALQADMVDQAIALGVDGIIIQHGLTESMQEAAQRAVDAGIKVVAFDVNVENDAIPQIEQSDRDLARLVLEQAIKDNGEEWKAGYVYVPGIAPLDRRDETWREFKERYPGIDEVAQFGTLDNPIANSNANQARSVLQANPDIEVVFAPYNEFARGVKIAVDEAGLSSDIDIYSADVSTSDIVAMREPDSAWAATAATNPAVVGEVSVRALAIMLAGGDPGSSVIIPPTLITQDMLNEMDISNMEELSSNLAQFAHADVAMTDWMPLPPR
- a CDS encoding sugar ABC transporter ATP-binding protein; the encoded protein is MTDLACRISGIDKAFGENRVLRKLSLDLPAGTVTALMGANGAGKSTLVKILSGVHARDAGTITLMGEPFAPATPSRAIRAGVVTVHQNINDGVIPDLDVASNLLIDRLAEANYGFMLRRRRMLEDARAIAAGMDLAIDVRTPVAQLGVADRQLIAIARAMAHEPKLLILDEPTSSLSAAEAERLFRLIEKLQSQGVAVLYISHRMSDIRRIADRVVSMRDGEISGVFEGPGIDYEGAVNAMLGHRMTEVDFTVPDAGAPVVALRDVQLRPDTAPFSLDLHDNEIVVVTGLLGSGKTMLAQALFGMAAPHAGTITLDGKPFAPKSPGQAIARGVFMSPKDRASNAVVHDFNLTRNMTVPFLSRFGRLSFVDRGRERATARQMIDDLSIVCQSETDGIGTLSGGNQQKVMLARWLSQPSRLLILDEPFQGVDIRARRDIGHKIRATAGDRATLVLVAELDEAFEIADRIVVFHDHTVSAQFRNENIDVNAVLAAVTGATGTERQTA
- a CDS encoding SDR family NAD(P)-dependent oxidoreductase, which encodes MTGRLDGRVIAVTGGAGGIGQGIARAIVEAGGRAGLIDLDGNRVEKAAQTLDPSGETVIGLAADVTDRASMDAALGALRDRFGRFDGLVNNAGIVRLGPATEMKPADFDAEYAVNVKGVLVAAQAAAALMAGKGGAIVNVASNAGKVGYPNMAGYNASKAAVINLTRSLSLEWAADRINVNAVCPGGVATDMLGAVADFISEKSGTDRNELFGSMVPAQLGRHIEPVEVGRVIAFLLGDAAQIIRGQAITIDGGDTPY
- a CDS encoding transketolase, coding for MKNRKSTEEVALGIRRRVFEHCMRNNGGYLSQACSAAEQLAFLYNEALNLGEPTLPAVPRPFGGVPSADNPDYVTGAGYNGPFEPRYDRLFIAPAHYALVAYATLIETGRMAPEGLEMFNKDGSSVEMIGAEHSPGMEVHNGTLGIGLSTGAGLAFGRKRRGEEGQVCVFMSDGEVQEGQTWEAVQAAAHHRIDNLWALMDVNDQQCDGAMSSVMEVRDIAEKFRAFGAVCVEIDAHDLDAMRQAKAEPHEDRPLIILARSSPTHGMSFLQRRFPRLHYVRFKTPEERDEMNKAIAEELGVEPVDIAEGAH